The following nucleotide sequence is from Pseudobutyrivibrio ruminis HUN009.
TAGTGTCGATTGTACGACTATAATCAAAAGAGAATCCTACACTCTTAAGCTGAGTAGTAAATTTCTTGATATTATCATCTGTAATCTTTCTTGGATGAGTGTTTGTCTTTACAGCGTAATTCTCTGTAGGAAGACCAAATGCATCAAAACCGATAGGGAATAATACATTGTATCCCTGCATTCTTCGCTTTCTAGATACTACCTCAACTGAAGAATAAGCCTTGATATGTCCAACGTGCATACCAGCACCAGATGGATATGGGAACTCTACAAGACCATAGAATTTTGGCTTATCAGAACCATCAACAGCTTTGAAAATCTCGTCCTTTTCCCAAGCTGCTTGCCATTTTTTCTCAATAGCTTTAAAGTTATGTTTCATTTTCTCACCTCGTAATCTATACAACTAACCGAAATTATAATAAAAGCTGTAGAGTTTTGCAATGAAAACATCTACAGCTTTTTAATAATTATCGCTCTTGTCCTGTGGTAACACGACCTTCTTCCTCGGGGTCATACCCTGTCCAAATATCATCGCCAAAATTGTAATAATAAATGCTAAATCGCTCTAATGTATTACCCTCGAAGACATATGAAGATAAATCTTTCAATAAATAGTCTTTATATTTTACCAGATGCCCTCCATTAATAAGGCTATCCGGATATGATAGATATACATAAACAATTTTATTATCATCGTCATCAAGTAACGCATACTCATATACGCTACTTTGACCATCAGATGCGATATACGCAGGATAATTATAAGACTCCTCGTCATACAAAATCTTATTTATATGATAGTCACTATCTTCCTTGCTAGTGTCATAGATAGTACATTTAATTTCAGATAAACGTTCTACTTCCTTATCATAATTCTCATCTGTATATGTGGCCTCTAAAATTATGTCGCCATCTGTATCAAAAAGCCCTGTTTTAAGAAAATACTCATAGTCTGAGGATAACATATCAGATACATCGTCAGGAAATATTAATAAACTACTGTTTATATCTCCTCCGTATTCCTCTAATATGTATTCTTTATCATAGTTTTCAATTCCTGTTTTATGTACATAAGGTTGCGACATTTCATAAAAGCAAAGAACATATATAAATAAAAACACAAGAATAAATCGCAAACTAAATATAGCAAGAACTCCTACAATAACTTTTACAACTAGACTAAAATGCTTTTTCTTCGCCAGCTTCTGCAAAATACCATTAGTATACAAAGTAGTTATTGCCATACCAACAAAGCCAAGAAAAGAAAAAAGAATAGCCAAAGCCCTCATAAAATTGGGCTCATAATTAATGCATTGAAGCGCAATTGCAAGAGTAAGTAAAAAGGTCCCCACCAAGCTAAAGCCTCTTACCCAATTAAGCAGGTTAGTTTTTTCAGCATCTGCATAATCAGCCATTTTCTCAGCAACATCATGTAATTCTTCATTCATCATATCGCTTTTTCTTTCACCTTCAATTATCTCGCGAACGTCTACATCAAAAAAGTCAGCGATTTCTACCAGCAAAGATATATCTGGTAAATTACTTCCAGTCTCCCATCTTGATATAGTTCTTGAGCTCACATTGAAAACCTGGGCAAGCATTTCTTGAGTCATTTGTTTTTCATTTCTAAGCTGTTTTAAAAACTTGCCAATTTTCTGTTGATCCAAAGTGAATTTCCTCCTTTCGTTGATAATTGAAGTATAAAATATAAGCTAAAAATTAACAGGACACAAAACGAGAGTGCCCTGTTTTAAGCTATTAGACAAGGTTGTCTAATTTATTTTAATTCAAGTGAATGAGAAATGTATGGGATGTATCCCATTTTGCTAGCATAGTTATACGCCTCTTCTTCTACCTCGGAATCATTTGTATATTCCAGTACATATGCATCTTTATTATCATCCAATACCATATTCAAGTAATCACTAAAATACTCTCTATCTTCCTCGGTATTAATCCCAAAGGAATCGTTATCCCAATCAATGCAAGTGTAAACACTCTCCTGATTAACACCATCCAAAATGGCATCCAAAGAATAATAGCGATTATAATACTCAGTTACATAACTATCTCCGCCGTTAATAAGAACATATCCGCCTTTGTCCTTTAAATCCTCCAGTATATTTGATACACCAGAAAAGATTTCTTCTGTAGGATACTGATAATAAACATCACAATTATCTACAAAAAATCCATCGACACCCTTATCCATAAGTTCATCGGCCTTGGCGGAAATAAACTGCTGCCATTTTTCCTGGGTAACATCAACCCACTGTTCATCTTCCCAATTTTCATATGTTCCTAAAGTAATGTCTTCATAATCACTGTAATAGTCTCTGAAGTTCTCAATAGAGCCTATGTTGATGTACGTATATACGATATGCCCATCAACCTGCAAGCTTGAAATCTCTTCTTCTGAATAATACTGAGCATCAATTACAATAGTGGATGCTAAATCTCTGTCTTCTAAATCCTCTGGATTAGCTCCATTATAAACGCCATATTCATGAGAAGGCTCAATGCTGCCACACCCAAGAAAACATAATAATGTTGATAAGCAAACAGAAATAATACAAATCTTACTGAACTTCATCAATGTAATATACCTCTACACCCAAAATATCTTTAGCAATATATAATCTTAATTCATCCTCATAACCTTCTGTTGCAAGATAATATATTTCATCAGAAACACTCATTTCTTCTTCAGTAAATGACTCTGAATCAACTGTCAGATAATGTGTATCTGGACCTCTGTTACTATGATGTATTTCAGCATCTACAATAGTTAACTCTTCCTCAGATTCTACTTGCGCTGTAACTACAGATATTGAATCAGATAAGAGCCACCCACTATATACTCCAAGAATTGCTACACAAATATAAAAGTATTTTTTATATTCTCTTTCTTTTGGAAGAAGGCCAAACAGTAAAGTAACAATAACAGCAAAGCCAATAATTTCAATCGTAAATACGGTATAATTCACATGATTAATATTCAAAAATACCTTTAACAAACCAAACAAAGATGCAACTGCAGCGCACCAGATAGGAACTTCTCCCGATGCATACATACTTTTATCGTAATTAGTTTTGTCTTTATGCTCGAAAACCATGTAATTTCTGAAGATTATAAAGTATACCCATGCTACGAGTATGCAAATAATATAAATCATGCAGAATAACTTGGTGTCAATAATCAAAGAAATACAAGGCACTGCAAACAGAAGAAATCCCAAAACATAATTTATATTTTGAAGAATCTTAACTTTATTTCTTCTTGATTCTTTTTCTTCTTTAGGGATAGTTTTGTCTG
It contains:
- a CDS encoding endo alpha-1,4 polygalactosaminidase yields the protein MKFSKICIISVCLSTLLCFLGCGSIEPSHEYGVYNGANPEDLEDRDLASTIVIDAQYYSEEEISSLQVDGHIVYTYINIGSIENFRDYYSDYEDITLGTYENWEDEQWVDVTQEKWQQFISAKADELMDKGVDGFFVDNCDVYYQYPTEEIFSGVSNILEDLKDKGGYVLINGGDSYVTEYYNRYYSLDAILDGVNQESVYTCIDWDNDSFGINTEEDREYFSDYLNMVLDDNKDAYVLEYTNDSEVEEEAYNYASKMGYIPYISHSLELK
- a CDS encoding helix-turn-helix domain-containing protein, which produces MDQQKIGKFLKQLRNEKQMTQEMLAQVFNVSSRTISRWETGSNLPDISLLVEIADFFDVDVREIIEGERKSDMMNEELHDVAEKMADYADAEKTNLLNWVRGFSLVGTFLLTLAIALQCINYEPNFMRALAILFSFLGFVGMAITTLYTNGILQKLAKKKHFSLVVKVIVGVLAIFSLRFILVFLFIYVLCFYEMSQPYVHKTGIENYDKEYILEEYGGDINSSLLIFPDDVSDMLSSDYEYFLKTGLFDTDGDIILEATYTDENYDKEVERLSEIKCTIYDTSKEDSDYHINKILYDEESYNYPAYIASDGQSSVYEYALLDDDDNKIVYVYLSYPDSLINGGHLVKYKDYLLKDLSSYVFEGNTLERFSIYYYNFGDDIWTGYDPEEEGRVTTGQER